A region from the Lolium perenne isolate Kyuss_39 chromosome 4, Kyuss_2.0, whole genome shotgun sequence genome encodes:
- the LOC139838923 gene encoding uncharacterized protein — protein sequence MSIIALGDTPPIQFQANGRTYNFGYFLADGIYPKWQTFVKPVVKPSGKKQVQFHNAEAAARKDVERSFGILQAQFTIVRGPRFWDQEVLWYIMDACIIMHNMILVDERGQDNNCLHYELMYRPVRVHRREERVTKFIASYEAIRKEEIHLDLQNYLIEEWWTWNGQQ from the coding sequence ATGAGCATAATTGCTTTGGGTGATACTCCACCGATTCAGTTTCAAGCCAATGGGCGCACATACAACTTTGGGTACTTCCTAGCCGACGGCATCTACCCAAAgtggcaaacatttgtgaagccaGTTGTGAAACCATCTGGTAAGAAACAAGTTCAATTCCACAATGCAGAAGCGGCGGCAAGGAAAGATGTTGAGAGatcatttgggattttgcaaGCCCAATTTACTATTGTTAGAGGACCAAGATTTTGGGATCAAGAGGTCCTTTGGTACATCATGGATGCATGTatcatcatgcataacatgatcctCGTAGATGAGCGTGGCCAAGACAATAACTGCTTGCACTATGAGTTGATGTACCGACCAGTTCGAGTGCATAGGAGAGAAGAGAGAGTTACCAAGTTTATTGCCTCCTACGAAGCTATTCGGAAAGAGGAAATCCATCTTGACCTTCAGAATTATCTGATCGAAGAGTGGTGGACATGGAATGGGCAGCAGTAA
- the LOC127292376 gene encoding uncharacterized protein has translation MAMETSPRLHRRLRKAYDLAVANTALPPSKRMRMRDEHISCCVDMISSLPDEILIMILDKLDALTTITTTILSKRWLNLPRRSHTCYDLSIYEILPPRYHRLKKITAEARAGYEAEKKARNLTDSCAFKDQYDRFYAIKDQYERCMGKVRLLTPILQRYERLAMRRYVKRVNAFLLPPNNVQQRSIQKLRLQTFSTSSLDQWIPAAVGRWGVEDLEITIENSWHPYNFRLLDGCQNVRLKRLVLSNCCHYGRTPLFFQRLTTLTLCDKSLRVHILYDILINCVLLVDLRLKNCSYHSQPYRFNFPASRLKNLQLDNCSIWKIYLTSLPCLETFAFRGRPAKLQYGEVPQLRHVSLDFLETGDNGDNDNFRRKSTYALDKFFKGTPPPLEYLVLQLKGHQMWIEPTNIASRLNHLKKLFVANVPRSWDTFWIFILFAAAPFLQLLQVHFDKNSERASAAGSLDVQVEQPQGHRHLRELVVIGFDGTEWQTSFVKRIMTASRWLGCVHLLDGHVVEDGEQGIVNLKVVPRRQEWHECERSEVLDELTDGTGFPRRKIVLE, from the exons ATGGCCATGGAGACGTCGCCTCGGCTCCACCGCCGACTCAGAAAAGCATACGATCTCGCCGTCGCCAACACCGCTCTCCCGCCGTCCAAGCGA ATGCGTATGAGAGATGAACACATCAGCTGCTGCGTCGACATGATCAGCAGCCTACCTGATGAGATACTGATCATGATCCTTGACAAGCTAGATGCACTCACAACAATAACCACCACTATCCTGTCAAAGCGGTGGCTAAATCTTCCTCGGCGATCGCACACATGTTATGACCTTTCCATTTATGAGATTCTCCCTCCACGCTACCACAGACTGAAGAAAATAACCGCGGAGGCTAGGGCTGGGTATGAAGCAGAGAAGAAGGCACGGAATCTGACTGACAGTTGTGCTTTCAAAGACCAGTATGATCGGTTTTATGCCATCAAAGACCAGTATGAGCGGTGCATGGGGAAGGTCCGTTTGCTCACACCCATCCTGCAACGTTATGAGCGTCTCGCCATGCGACGATATGTGAAACGGGTGAATGCATTCCTTCTGCCTCCCAATAATGTTCAGCAACGGTCCATCCAGAAGCTGAGGCTTCAAACCTTTAGCACGAGCAGTTTAGATCAATGGATTCCGGCAGCGGTTGGCAGATGGGGAGTTGAGGATTTGGAGATTACCATTGAGAACTCTTGGCATCCATATAACTTCCGGCTATTGGATGGATGCCAGAATGTGCGACTCAAACGCCTTGTGCTATCCAATTGCTGTCATTATGGACGCACTCCGTTGTTTTTTCAGAGGCTCACAACACTTACTCTGTGCGATAAAAGTTTACGTGTTCACATCCTATATGATATTCTGATAAACTGTGTTCTGCTGGTGGATCTGAGGCTGAAAAATTGTTCGTATCACTCGCAACCTTATCGCTTCAATTTTCCTGCCTCAAGGTTAAAGAATCTGCAATTGGACAACTGCAGCATCTGGAAAATCTATCTGACTTCGCTGCCTTGTCTTGAAACATTTGCTTTTCGGGGCCGGCCAGCGAAACTACAGTATGGTGAGGTGCCTCAACTTAGGCATGTGAGTTTGGACTTCCTGGAAACTGGAGATAATGGCGATAACGACAACTTCCGTAGGAAAAGTACCTATGCACTAGACAAATTCTTTAAAGGGACGCCGCCACCACTGGAGTACCTTGTTCTGCAATTGAAAGGGCATCAG ATGTGGATTGAACCAACTAACATAGCTAGCCGGCTCAATCATCTGAAGAAGTTATTCGTTGCAAACGTGCCAAGGAGCTGGGACACATTCTGGATCTTCATCCTGTTTGCCGCTGCACCTTTCTTGCAGTTGCTCCAAGTTCAT TTTGACAAAAACTCAGAGAGGGCGAGCGCTGCTGGATCACTAGATGTGCAGGTGGAGCAACCGCAAGGGCACCGTCACCTGAGAGAACTCGTGGTCATCGGCTTCGATGGCACAGAGTGGCAGACCAGCTTTGTGAAGCGGATCATGACAGCGTCCCGGTGGCTGGGGTGCGTCCACCTGCTGGACGGGCACGTTGTGGAAGACGGAGAGCAGGGGATCGTCAATCTGAAGGTAGTCCCGCGCCGGCAGGAGTGGCACGAGTGCGAGAGATCCGAGGTCCTCGACGAGCTTACAGATGGAACTGGCTTTCCGCGTCGCAAGATAGTCTTGGAATGA